The following proteins are co-located in the Oceanimonas sp. GK1 genome:
- a CDS encoding NCS1 family transporter → MNTNEQVITSPEGVAGQHTNHLMESSILPVRHQRRTIGAWGFVWIWVGIAVIIATFQLGANGVTGLPLWQVILTILIANVILASLMTLTADIGTEHGLSFSVYLRAPFGVYGTHIPSIFRGLIAAVWFGIQTYLGALALNGIVEYLTGFSSWPLWYLVFALVQVANTALGIKSVERLAAIAAPAIMAISVWMYFTLDVLAQTQGINIWTFVGEADVSILTLFLANVAFWSTLAIDIPNITRYVKTTPGARGFVARNRNIFLAQLVALPVTQAWIALIGAVSFIAAGDWNPITVIQGQSEGFSLIVLLVLVILAQWSTNNAANLIPASLAFVNAGAPYIKYPVAVFIAGVVGTLSMPWAILDNLFAFLFSYGSFLSAIGGIMIADYFILRNRRLNVPELYSTQGQFRYYKGVNPAGLIAWLAAGVLAFFSGIWAFVVGLFAGMFIYWLLMIVWILRYYPQKDIENKQGEHYLGTSSAINWHYNKSLKSFQRVPSDEQ, encoded by the coding sequence ATGAACACAAATGAGCAAGTGATTACGTCGCCCGAAGGGGTTGCCGGGCAGCACACCAACCATCTGATGGAGTCCTCCATTCTGCCGGTGCGGCATCAGCGCAGAACCATCGGCGCCTGGGGCTTTGTGTGGATCTGGGTGGGGATTGCGGTGATCATCGCCACCTTTCAGCTGGGGGCCAACGGCGTCACCGGCCTGCCCTTGTGGCAGGTGATCCTGACCATACTGATCGCCAACGTGATCTTGGCGTCATTGATGACCCTGACCGCCGACATCGGCACCGAGCACGGACTGTCGTTCTCAGTGTACCTGAGGGCGCCGTTCGGGGTGTACGGCACCCACATTCCCTCCATCTTTCGCGGGCTGATCGCGGCGGTCTGGTTCGGTATTCAGACCTACCTGGGGGCGTTGGCGCTGAACGGCATCGTGGAATACCTGACCGGCTTTTCCAGCTGGCCGCTGTGGTACCTGGTGTTCGCCCTGGTGCAGGTGGCCAATACGGCACTGGGCATCAAGTCGGTGGAGCGGCTGGCGGCCATTGCCGCTCCGGCGATCATGGCGATCTCGGTGTGGATGTATTTTACCCTGGATGTGCTGGCCCAAACACAGGGCATCAATATCTGGACCTTTGTGGGCGAGGCGGATGTTTCCATTCTGACCCTGTTCCTGGCCAATGTGGCGTTCTGGTCGACCCTGGCCATCGACATTCCCAATATCACCCGGTACGTCAAAACCACGCCGGGCGCCCGGGGCTTTGTGGCGCGCAACCGTAATATCTTTCTGGCCCAGCTGGTGGCCCTGCCGGTCACCCAGGCCTGGATTGCCCTTATCGGTGCCGTGTCCTTTATTGCCGCCGGCGACTGGAATCCGATCACGGTGATCCAGGGGCAGAGTGAAGGCTTCAGCCTCATCGTGCTGCTGGTGCTGGTGATCCTGGCCCAATGGTCCACCAACAATGCCGCCAATCTGATCCCGGCGTCGCTGGCCTTTGTCAATGCCGGCGCCCCCTACATCAAATATCCGGTGGCGGTGTTTATTGCCGGTGTGGTGGGTACCCTGTCCATGCCCTGGGCGATACTGGATAATCTGTTTGCGTTTTTATTTTCTTATGGCTCATTTTTGTCGGCCATTGGCGGCATCATGATTGCCGATTATTTCATTTTACGAAACCGGCGGCTGAATGTGCCCGAGCTTTATTCCACTCAGGGCCAGTTCCGTTATTACAAAGGAGTGAATCCGGCGGGCCTGATTGCCTGGCTGGCGGCCGGCGTGCTGGCGTTTTTCTCCGGCATCTGGGCCTTTGTGGTGGGTCTGTTTGCGGGCATGTTCATTTACTGGCTGCTGATGATCGTCTGGATATTGCGTTATTACCCGCAGAAAGACATTGAAAATAAACAGGGTGAACACTATCTTGGTACCAGCAGCGCCATTAACTGGCACTACAATAAATCCCTGAAGTCATTTCAGCGAGTGCCTTCCGACGAGCAATAA
- a CDS encoding TRAP transporter small permease produces the protein MSLFTKTVDRLCHGLFLVGVAGGILMTITVFVSTLLRYLFDHPLHFSNELAGLLFFSLTFLTLPHVLNSGRHIRIDLVTRTLSARTARLAETLAGLVLILFSAIVIYESWDFMVFSREIGARSDISGLLLWPWMALMPLSFALCILVQLRHGLRYPDGNVHADNEHSVEVA, from the coding sequence ATGTCCCTGTTTACCAAAACCGTTGACAGGCTATGCCATGGCCTGTTTCTCGTCGGGGTCGCCGGCGGCATACTGATGACCATTACCGTCTTCGTCAGTACCCTGCTGCGCTACCTGTTTGACCATCCCCTTCATTTTTCCAACGAACTCGCCGGTTTACTGTTTTTTTCCCTGACCTTTCTTACCCTGCCCCATGTGCTCAACAGCGGCCGGCATATTCGTATCGATCTCGTTACCCGCACCCTGTCGGCACGAACGGCCCGGCTGGCGGAGACCCTGGCCGGTCTGGTGCTGATCCTGTTTTCCGCCATTGTCATTTACGAGTCCTGGGATTTCATGGTGTTTTCCCGGGAGATCGGCGCCCGTTCCGATATCAGCGGCCTGCTGCTGTGGCCCTGGATGGCGCTGATGCCGCTGTCGTTCGCCTTGTGCATTCTGGTGCAACTGCGCCACGGCCTGCGCTACCCGGACGGTAACGTCCATGCCGATAATGAACACTCCGTGGAGGTGGCGTAA
- a CDS encoding hydantoinase/oxoprolinase family protein, whose protein sequence is MARIGVDVGGTNTDLILETTNRDSIGRGIFEHKVPSTTEDQSIAVMKGILEICDKAGLDKREIDLIVHGTTVATNISIEKNGAEVGMLTTKGFRDILHIGRHKRPHNFSLHFDAPWQSSPLVKRRNRIPINERILPPHGTVETPLDEQEVRDAVATLKAWGVQAVIIGFLYSFLNREHEQKAKEIVQEMMPGAFVCCSSEVVDVMREYERFSTTAMNAYVGPSTSSYLTHLSDQLRENGIDADLRIMQSNGGVATVESCCERPVNILMSGPAGGVIGGHHFAQLDGEQNIITVDIGGTSADISTLSDGGIKIMNPRDSYVAGYPVMVPMIDLITIGAGGGSIAYVDDAGGFQVGPRSAGSNPGPACYNRGGTEPTVTDANIVLGRLDPDRMLGGDLNLDPALSAQAIREKIAEPLGLSVKEAALGILKIVNNNMALAIRSNSVARGVDPRDFVLMPFGGAGPVHGPALAAEVNAKAVFVPPAPGITAAAGLLTTNLQYEATRSMLCDLNTITDDRLEQLQHNLALLETEIIQKLKDDGVEAENMVLTRLAECRYYGQGFELRASIPAGEVSREAVQAVIRDFHQAHEADYGYCFQDAVVELVTLRVIGNAESRKLDWPECEEAGPDDLARAFLYERTTVFDDGQECVTPRYDRKALKAGQTVTGPALLVQRDSTSLVPPGWQARISRHGNLFISKDA, encoded by the coding sequence ATGGCACGTATCGGCGTAGATGTAGGCGGTACCAATACCGACCTGATACTGGAAACCACGAACAGGGACTCTATCGGAAGGGGGATATTTGAACACAAGGTGCCCAGCACCACCGAGGATCAGTCCATCGCGGTGATGAAGGGCATACTGGAAATCTGTGACAAGGCCGGGCTCGACAAGCGTGAAATCGACCTGATTGTGCACGGCACCACGGTGGCTACCAACATTTCCATTGAAAAAAACGGCGCCGAGGTGGGCATGCTTACCACCAAGGGCTTTCGGGACATACTGCACATCGGTCGCCACAAGCGCCCGCACAACTTTTCCCTGCACTTCGATGCCCCCTGGCAGTCTTCCCCCCTGGTCAAACGCCGCAACCGTATTCCCATCAATGAACGTATTCTGCCCCCCCACGGCACAGTAGAAACCCCCCTCGATGAGCAGGAAGTGCGCGACGCGGTCGCCACCCTCAAGGCCTGGGGCGTGCAGGCGGTGATTATCGGCTTTCTGTATTCCTTCCTGAACCGGGAGCACGAGCAAAAAGCCAAGGAAATCGTGCAGGAAATGATGCCCGGTGCCTTTGTCTGCTGCTCCAGCGAAGTGGTGGACGTGATGCGCGAGTACGAACGCTTCTCCACCACCGCCATGAACGCCTATGTGGGCCCCAGCACGTCCAGTTACCTGACCCACCTTTCCGATCAGTTGCGTGAAAACGGCATTGATGCCGACCTGCGCATCATGCAGTCCAACGGCGGCGTGGCCACGGTGGAAAGCTGCTGCGAGCGGCCGGTCAATATTCTGATGTCGGGCCCGGCCGGCGGGGTGATTGGCGGCCATCATTTTGCCCAGCTGGACGGCGAGCAGAACATCATCACCGTAGACATCGGCGGCACCTCGGCGGACATTTCCACCCTGTCCGATGGCGGCATCAAGATCATGAACCCGCGGGACTCCTACGTGGCCGGTTATCCGGTCATGGTGCCGATGATCGATCTCATCACCATAGGGGCGGGGGGCGGCTCCATCGCCTACGTCGACGACGCCGGCGGCTTTCAGGTGGGGCCGCGCTCGGCGGGCTCCAATCCCGGCCCGGCCTGTTACAACCGGGGCGGTACCGAGCCCACGGTGACCGACGCCAACATTGTGCTGGGGCGGCTGGATCCGGACCGCATGCTGGGGGGCGATCTCAACCTGGATCCGGCGCTGTCGGCGCAGGCCATACGGGAAAAGATCGCCGAGCCGCTGGGGCTCAGCGTCAAGGAGGCGGCGCTGGGCATTCTCAAAATCGTCAACAACAACATGGCCCTGGCCATTCGCTCCAACTCGGTGGCCCGGGGCGTGGATCCGCGGGACTTTGTGCTGATGCCCTTTGGCGGCGCCGGTCCGGTGCATGGCCCGGCCCTGGCGGCGGAAGTGAACGCCAAGGCGGTATTTGTGCCACCGGCGCCGGGGATTACCGCCGCGGCCGGCCTGCTCACCACCAACCTGCAGTATGAAGCCACCCGCTCCATGCTGTGCGATCTCAACACCATTACCGATGACCGCCTGGAGCAGTTGCAGCACAACTTGGCGCTGCTGGAAACCGAGATCATTCAGAAGCTCAAGGACGACGGGGTGGAAGCGGAAAACATGGTGCTGACCCGGCTGGCGGAATGCCGCTACTACGGCCAGGGCTTTGAGTTGCGGGCCAGCATTCCCGCCGGCGAGGTCAGCCGCGAGGCCGTGCAGGCGGTGATCCGCGATTTCCACCAGGCCCACGAGGCGGATTACGGTTACTGCTTCCAGGATGCGGTGGTGGAACTGGTGACCCTGAGGGTGATTGGCAACGCCGAGTCCCGCAAGCTGGACTGGCCCGAGTGCGAGGAAGCGGGCCCGGACGATCTGGCCAGGGCCTTCCTGTATGAGCGCACCACCGTGTTTGACGACGGCCAGGAATGCGTGACCCCGCGTTATGACCGCAAGGCCCTCAAGGCCGGGCAGACGGTGACGGGGCCGGCGCTGCTGGTACAACGGGATTCCACTTCACTGGTGCCGCCCGGATGGCAGGCCCGGATTTCCCGCCATGGCAATCTGTTTATTTCCAAGGACGCGTAA
- a CDS encoding isochorismatase family protein, with amino-acid sequence MSKDLMSMLNQAFDEATSLYQQNGFQRRVGFGKKPALISVDLANAWTQPGNPFTCDKIDDEIIPGMQRLLEAFRAKNLPVVHVTTCYQVNDRNNPNTDMGLWHNKIPVDFCAQDNEELWAIDSRIAPIEGEQVLIKKHASSFQGTYLAGFLRAAGVDTVLVTGVTASACVRTTICDAMAEGFRPIAVKECIGDRIPGAVAWNLFDIDAKFGDVETVDTCVNYLNKLEKQ; translated from the coding sequence ATGTCAAAGGATTTAATGAGCATGCTGAACCAGGCGTTCGATGAAGCCACCTCCCTGTATCAGCAAAACGGCTTTCAGCGCCGGGTGGGATTCGGCAAAAAGCCGGCGCTGATCAGCGTCGATCTGGCCAACGCCTGGACTCAACCCGGCAACCCTTTTACCTGCGACAAGATTGACGACGAGATCATTCCCGGCATGCAACGCCTGCTGGAAGCGTTCCGCGCCAAAAACCTGCCGGTGGTGCACGTGACCACCTGCTATCAGGTGAACGACCGCAACAACCCCAACACCGACATGGGCCTGTGGCACAACAAGATCCCGGTGGACTTCTGCGCCCAGGACAACGAAGAGCTGTGGGCCATCGATTCCCGCATCGCGCCCATTGAAGGAGAGCAGGTGCTCATCAAGAAGCACGCCAGCTCCTTCCAGGGCACCTACCTGGCCGGCTTTCTGCGCGCCGCCGGGGTCGACACCGTGCTGGTGACCGGGGTGACCGCTTCCGCCTGTGTGCGCACCACCATCTGTGACGCCATGGCCGAAGGTTTCCGCCCCATCGCGGTGAAGGAATGCATCGGTGACCGCATTCCCGGCGCCGTGGCCTGGAACCTGTTCGACATTGACGCCAAGTTCGGTGACGTGGAAACCGTCGACACCTGTGTGAACTACCTGAACAAGCTCGAGAAACAGTAA
- a CDS encoding TRAP transporter large permease — translation MSWLILSSGLLLLLGGGALLGASLGLVGLILLHFQGGGATSLAINSVWNLLTGFSLTAVPLFIFLGDILLASGVSTRVYNGLTPLFRRIPGQLLHTNIAVCTLFSAVSGSSSATAAAIGSIGYPELKRRGYSPSMVVGTLAAGGTLGLLIPPSLALIIYGATQHVSIGKLFLAGILPGLMISAAFFVWIIIRSRIGSRVVPEGLEAMDWAEVRRGLTQIWPLPILIFFVLGTIYLGIATPTEAASLGVVASMVLGFSWGDLTFARLWQAFKRSTMMFSAIAFIMLGTAILSQAVSMLALPREAVAAISNIGFGPYGILLMIVLVYIVLGCFFDGISLLLMTLPITFPMVMSLGFDPIWFGVIVTLLMEIGMITPPVGLNLFVLTSITRNEVNLTEAAWASLPYWLILLGAVGLYTLFPGLVLWLPGFG, via the coding sequence ATGAGCTGGCTTATCCTGAGTTCCGGGCTGCTGTTGCTGCTGGGCGGCGGTGCCTTGTTGGGGGCGTCGCTGGGTCTGGTGGGGCTGATTTTGCTGCACTTTCAGGGCGGCGGCGCCACTTCCCTTGCCATTAATTCGGTGTGGAACCTGCTGACCGGGTTTTCCCTGACGGCGGTGCCGCTGTTTATCTTTCTGGGTGACATATTGCTGGCAAGCGGCGTGTCGACCCGGGTCTATAACGGCCTGACGCCGCTGTTCCGGCGCATACCGGGCCAGCTGCTGCACACCAATATTGCGGTGTGCACCCTGTTCAGCGCGGTCAGCGGCTCCAGCTCGGCCACGGCGGCGGCCATCGGCTCCATCGGCTATCCGGAGCTCAAGCGACGTGGCTACTCGCCGAGCATGGTGGTGGGCACCCTGGCGGCGGGAGGCACCCTGGGGTTGCTGATCCCGCCCAGCCTGGCGCTGATCATCTACGGCGCCACCCAGCATGTGTCCATCGGCAAGCTGTTTCTGGCCGGCATTCTGCCCGGGCTGATGATCTCCGCCGCCTTTTTTGTCTGGATCATTATTCGCTCCCGCATCGGCAGCCGGGTGGTACCGGAAGGCCTCGAGGCCATGGACTGGGCCGAGGTGCGCCGGGGGCTGACCCAGATCTGGCCGCTGCCCATTCTGATCTTCTTTGTGCTGGGCACCATTTACCTGGGCATAGCCACGCCCACGGAAGCGGCGTCGCTCGGGGTGGTGGCCAGCATGGTGCTGGGCTTTAGCTGGGGGGATCTGACTTTCGCCAGGCTGTGGCAGGCGTTCAAGCGCTCTACCATGATGTTCAGTGCCATCGCCTTTATCATGCTGGGCACCGCCATTCTGTCCCAGGCGGTGAGCATGCTGGCGTTGCCCCGGGAAGCGGTGGCGGCCATCTCGAACATCGGCTTTGGCCCCTACGGCATTCTGCTGATGATAGTGCTGGTGTACATCGTGCTCGGTTGCTTCTTCGACGGCATCTCCCTGCTGCTGATGACCTTGCCCATTACCTTTCCCATGGTGATGAGCCTGGGGTTCGATCCCATCTGGTTCGGGGTCATTGTCACCCTCTTGATGGAAATCGGCATGATCACGCCGCCGGTGGGGCTCAACCTGTTTGTGCTGACGTCCATCACCCGCAACGAGGTCAACCTTACCGAGGCGGCCTGGGCATCCTTGCCCTACTGGCTGATCCTGCTGGGGGCGGTGGGCCTGTACACCCTGTTCCCGGGGCTGGTGCTGTGGCTGCCCGGCTTTGGCTGA
- a CDS encoding hydantoinase B/oxoprolinase family protein gives MNQTQVDPITLQVINGALKTIAEEMGHILYRMSFSSIIRESQDLGAGLFDTNFQTICESESTPMHIGSIPAYLRGIEQTLQGGEWHEGDVVIHNHPYYGSSHSPDLAVIIPVFYQGELVGFSGNTAHHIDIGAATPGLIIDVGDVYAEGMLLAGIKLYEKGVRNEALAQMITQNSRASTQLLRDIDAQVASAQLGVKRFKELLDRYGKDTTFAAVDQLIDYSESILRQKIREVPNGEYRAEGFLDDDGRNREERLPVVVTVKVEDDSITVDLTGSAPQTPTAYNVPFEGSCKVAAYAAFRKLLLDTHTMDVPVPSNEGSFRPIKVVAPKGSIFNPVFPAAAEARFTQCNRMIDLIIKALAPVMPERVIAGSSASISFASYSGVKEDGDYWVFLEVNEGAYGGRPHSDGPDCIDNLMANTRNNPIEDLGMHLPMICDRYELRDDVMPGAGKYRGGIGVVKAQRVLTPGFITHESERHFDVPWGVFGGTDGAVGKTEIYNQAEPERVTQMHSKFSGHATQAGDVMAYYSPCGGGYGNPLERPAEQVREDVLDDFCTREHAFEVYGVVLNEALELDMMATLDRRELLARAG, from the coding sequence ATGAACCAGACACAGGTCGATCCCATTACCCTGCAGGTCATCAACGGTGCCCTGAAAACCATCGCCGAAGAAATGGGCCACATCCTTTACCGTATGTCCTTTTCTTCCATTATTCGGGAGTCCCAGGATCTGGGGGCGGGGTTGTTTGACACCAACTTTCAGACCATCTGCGAGTCGGAGTCCACGCCCATGCACATTGGCTCCATTCCCGCCTACCTGCGTGGCATCGAGCAGACCCTGCAGGGCGGGGAGTGGCATGAAGGGGACGTGGTGATCCACAACCATCCCTATTACGGCTCCAGCCACTCGCCGGATCTGGCGGTGATCATTCCGGTGTTTTACCAGGGCGAGCTGGTGGGTTTTTCCGGCAACACTGCCCACCATATCGACATCGGTGCCGCCACTCCGGGGCTGATTATCGATGTGGGCGATGTGTACGCCGAGGGCATGCTGCTGGCGGGCATCAAGCTCTATGAAAAGGGCGTGCGCAACGAGGCCCTGGCCCAGATGATCACCCAGAACAGCCGGGCCTCCACCCAGTTGCTGCGGGACATCGACGCCCAGGTGGCCTCGGCCCAGCTTGGGGTCAAGCGCTTCAAGGAGCTGCTGGACCGCTACGGCAAGGACACCACCTTTGCCGCCGTGGATCAGCTTATCGACTACTCCGAGAGCATACTGCGCCAGAAAATCCGTGAGGTGCCCAACGGCGAATACCGGGCCGAAGGCTTTCTGGACGACGACGGCCGCAACCGGGAAGAGCGCCTGCCGGTGGTGGTGACGGTGAAGGTGGAGGACGACAGCATCACGGTGGATCTCACCGGCTCGGCGCCCCAGACCCCCACCGCCTACAACGTGCCCTTTGAGGGCTCGTGCAAGGTGGCCGCCTACGCCGCCTTTCGCAAGCTGTTGCTCGACACCCACACCATGGATGTGCCGGTGCCGTCCAACGAGGGATCGTTCCGGCCCATCAAGGTGGTGGCGCCGAAAGGCTCCATTTTTAATCCGGTGTTTCCGGCGGCGGCCGAGGCCCGCTTTACCCAGTGCAACCGCATGATCGATCTCATCATCAAGGCGCTGGCGCCGGTCATGCCCGAACGGGTGATTGCCGGCAGCTCCGCCTCCATCTCCTTTGCCTCCTATTCCGGGGTCAAGGAGGACGGCGACTACTGGGTGTTCCTGGAGGTGAACGAGGGCGCCTACGGCGGCCGGCCTCATTCCGACGGCCCCGACTGCATCGACAACCTGATGGCCAATACCCGCAACAACCCCATCGAGGATCTGGGCATGCACCTGCCGATGATCTGCGATCGCTACGAGCTGCGCGACGACGTCATGCCCGGCGCCGGCAAGTACCGGGGCGGCATTGGGGTGGTCAAGGCTCAGCGGGTGCTGACCCCGGGCTTTATCACCCATGAAAGTGAGCGCCATTTCGACGTGCCCTGGGGCGTGTTCGGCGGCACCGACGGCGCCGTGGGCAAGACCGAGATCTACAACCAGGCCGAGCCTGAGCGGGTAACCCAAATGCACTCCAAGTTTTCCGGCCATGCCACTCAGGCCGGCGACGTCATGGCCTATTACTCCCCTTGCGGCGGTGGCTACGGCAACCCGCTGGAGCGCCCGGCGGAGCAGGTGCGGGAAGACGTGCTGGACGACTTCTGTACCCGGGAGCATGCCTTTGAGGTGTACGGCGTGGTGCTGAACGAGGCGCTTGAACTCGACATGATGGCCACCCTGGATCGCCGGGAGCTGCTCGCCCGCGCCGGCTGA